The DNA segment GCGGCCTCGCAGGCCGGCGTGAAGATCGACCTGATCGTGCGCGGTGCCTGCGCGCTGCGCCCCGGCGTGCCGGGCATCTCCGAGAACATCCGCGTGCGCTCCATCGTCGGCCGCTTCCTGGAGCACAGCCGCCTTTACTGGTTCGGCAACGAAGGTACCCCGGAGCTGTACTGCGCGAGCGCCGACTGGCTGGAGCGCAACCTGCTGCACCGCGTGGAAACCTGCTTCCCGATCCTCGACAAGGACCTCGCCACCCGCGTGTTCAAGGAAGGCCTGCAGAACTACCTCGACGACAACTGCAACGCGTGGGAACTGCAGGCCGATGGCAGCTATCTCAAGCTGACGCCGGGCGACGATGCCCCGCATTCGGCCCAGGGCATCTTGCTCGCGAAGGTGTGATGCGACCATCGGACGCGCCTGCCTCGGTGCATCGACGCCATCGCGATGCACCATCGCGCATTCCCACCCGCTAAACTGACCGCATGGCGCCCCTGAACTCCCCCACCTCCCCACCGCTCCAGGACGGGGACCTGCTGGCCGCGATCGATCTGGGCTCCAACAGCTTCCACATGGTGGTCGCGCGCTCGCTGCTCGGCCAGTTGCGCGTGGTGGATCGCCTGCGCGAAACCGTACGCATGGCCGACGGCCTGGATGGCAAGGGCGGCCTGTCCGCCGCCGCGCGCCAGCGCGCGCTCGACTGCCTGTCGCGCTTCGGCCAGCGCATCCGCGACATTCCCGCCACGCGCGTGCGTGCACTCGCCACCAATACCGTGCGCCAGTTGCGCGAGCCCCAGGAGTTCCTGGTGGCGGCCGAAGCCGCGCTGGGCAAGCCGATCGAAGTGGTGTCCGGCCGCGAAGAAGCGCGCTTGATCTACCTCGGCGTCGCGCACTCCCAGCCGCCGAAAGCCGGCCAGCGCCGCCTGGTGATCGACATCGGCGGCGGCTCCACCGAATTCATCATCGGCCGCGGCTTCGAGACGCTCGAGCGCGAAAGCCTGCAGGCCGGCTGCATCGCCAGCACACGCCGGTTCTTTCCCGGCGGAAAACTCTCGCGCAAGCGCTGGAAGGAAGCCCTGACCGAGATCGGCGCGGAGTTCCAACAGTTCGCCGGCCTCTACCGCGGCCTGGGTTGGCAGGAAGCCATCGGTTCTTCCGGTACCAACAAGGCGATCGGCGAGATCTGCGCGGCGATGAAGCTCACCAAGGGCGCCGTCACCGCCGAGGCGCTGCCGCAGGTGCGCGAGAAACTGCTGCAGGCCGACCGCATCGAGGACATCGATCTTCCCGGCCTGTCCAACGACCGCCGGCCGATCATCGCCGGCGGCGTGCTGGTGCTGGAGGCCGCGTTCGAAGCGTTGGGCCTGCAGCGGCTGATGGTCAGCAAGGCGGCGATGCGCGAAGGCATCCTGTTCGACATGCTGGGCCGCGGCGGCGACAACGATCCGCGCGACCTATCCACTGCGGCGCTGATGCAGCGCTACGGCATCGACGAGTTCCAGGCCGCGCGCGTGGAGGCCACGGCGATGCGCCTGTTCGAACAGGTCGAGCAGAGCTGGGGCCTGGACGACGACGACGCGCGCATGCTCGGTTGGGCCGCGCGCTTGCACGAGATCGGCCTGGTGATCGCGCACAGCCAGTACCACGTGCACGGTGCCTACCTGCTGGAGCATTCCGATATCGAAGGCTTCTCCCGCCAGGAGCAGCAAGTCCTGTCGGCGCTCGTGCGCACGCACCGGCGCGGCATCCCGAAAAATGCGTTCGATGCTCTACCCGATCGCCTGCTGCTGAGCGCCAAGCGCAAGGCCGCACTGCTCCGCCTGGCCGTGTTGCTGCACCGCTCGCACGACAACGAAATCATCCCGCGCCTGGACGTAACCGCCCAGGGCGACCGCCTGGACCTGGTGGTCAGCAAGAAATGGATCGATGCCCGCCCCCTGCTGCGCTCGGACCTGCTGGGCGAACCCGAGGACATGCAGGGCCTGGGCGTGGCATTCAAGCCGTTCGTGGCCTGAGCCGCCCCGGCACTTCCCCTTATGTGACATGAAGGTACACTCGGACCTGCCGAGAGGTCCGCGGCGTGGCCTGTGCCCTTCTGTCCCCACGCCATCCTCCCCGTCCGCCCTTGCGGCGGGGGCAGGCCCGACGGCTGTTCCACTTCGTCGTACGCCTGTCTTCAGGAGGAAGCCTTGATCGATCGAAGAATCCACGACGAGCTGTTGTCTGATGCCTGGCTGGACGGTGGCCCCGGTGCCGCCGCCATCGGCCGCAATGTGGACCGCATGCTGGATGCCGTCCGACGCCACCTCGACATGGACGTGGCCTTCGTCTCCGAGTTCAACGGCCGCGACCGCGTCTTCCGCCACGTCGCCAGCCGACTGGACCCCGCCCCCATCCGTCCCGGCGATTCGAGCCCGCTTGAAGAGGGCTACTGCATGCGCGTGGTCGAGGGGCAGATCCCGCAGCTGATTCCCGACACCGGCGCCGTGCCCTTGCTGGAACACATCCCCGAAACCGCACTGGTTCCCATCGGCGCCCATCTCAGCGTGCCCATCCAGCTGCGCGATGGTCGTGTCTACGGCACGTTCTGCTGCTTCAGCCTGGCCGCCAATCTTTCCCTCAGCCAGCGCGACCTGCACATGATGCGGGCCTTCGCCGACCTGCTGGCTTACCAGATCGACGGCGACCTCGACGCCGTGCAGGCGCACGAGGAGAAAGTCGCGCGCATCACCGCGGTACTGGAAATGGGCCAGCCGCACGTGGTCTACCAGCCCATCTACCGCAGCAGCGAACGCCGCATCGTCGGCGTCGAATGCCTGTCGCGCTTCAGGCTGGAACCCCAGCGCACGCCCGACGTGTGGTTCGCCGAGGCACGCGAGATCGGCCTCGGCGTGCGCCTGGAGCTCAACGCCATCCTGTCCGCGCTCGATGGTCTTCGCCACATGCCGGGCGACTTCTACGTGGCGCTCAACGTGTCGCCGCAGACGATCATCAGCGGCGGCATCGACGGCTATATCGACGATCTCGACCCGCACCGCGTGGTGCTGGAAATCACCGAGCATTCGCTGGTGGACGACTACGGTCTGCTGAACAAGCGCCTGGCGCCGCTGCGCGAAGCCGGCGTGCGCGTGGCCGTGGACGACGCCGGCGCGGGCTACGCCAGCATGCGGCACGTGCTGGCGATCCATCCGGACATCATCAAGCTGGACCTCAGCCTGACCCGCGACATCGATACCGATTCGCCGCGCCGTGCGCTGGCGGCGGCGCTGATCGAGTTCGCACGTCAGACTCAATCGCACGTGGTCGCCGAAGGCGTGGAGACGGCTTCCGAACTGGCGGCCCTGCAGGCGCTCGGGGTGGACGATGTGCAGGGCTACCACCTTGCGCGTCCCGCGGACGCCGATGTCCTCGCGCAGATGCTCGCCGCCGAACGTCCGCGCGCCTGATGCGCCGCGACGCTCTGGCATGATGCCGGCTCCGTCCTGCGCGTGCCGCCGATGAAGACCTATCCCTTGGCCGATGGCCTCACCACGTCCCTCATCGGCTACGGCTGCATGCACCTGAGCCGCGCCTGGGATGCCTCGCCGATCACGGCGGATGAACGCCGCAACGCGCAACGGCTGGTCGAAACCGCGCTGGCCCATAGCATCACCCTGTTCGACCATGCGGACATCTATGCCCGCGGAAAATCCGAACAAATCTTCGGCGACGTGCTGCGCGGCTCACCCGCCCTCCGCGCAAAGATGGTGTTGCAATCGAAGTGCGGCATCCGCTTCGCCGACGATCCGCCCGGCACGCCGGGCCGCTACGACTTCAGCCGCGCGCACATCGTGGCCTCGGTGGAAGGCAGCCTTGCGCGCCTGGGCGTGGAGCACCTGGATGTCCTGTTGCTGCACCGCCCCGATGCGCTGATGGAGCCGGAAGACGTCGCGCAGGCCTTCGACGCCTTGCACGCCAGCGGCAAGGTGCGGCACTTCGGTGTCAGCAACCACACGCCCGGCCAGATCGACCTGCTGCGCCGCCATGTGCGGCAGCCATTGGTGGCGAACCAGGTGGAAATCAGCCTGCTGCACCTGCCGTTGATCGACGAGGGCGTGGTCGCCAACACCACCGGCCATGCCTATGCCTCGGCTGCCGGTACGCTGGACCACGCGCGCCTGCATGACATCCGCGTACAGGCGTGGTCGCCGCTGGCCGGCGGCAAACTGGCCACCACCTCCGAGTTCTCCGACCCGGTGATCCGCGAGACCTCGACGCTGCTGCGCCAACTGGCCGATGCCAAGGGCGTGGCGCCGGAGGCGATCCAACTGGCCTGGCTGTTGCGCCATCCCGCCGGCCTGCAGCCCATCGTCGGCACCACCGACCCGGTGCGGCTGGTGGCCTGCGCCGCCGCGGATGCGGTGCAGCTCTCGCGCGAGGAGTGGTATGCGCTGTTCACTGCGGCGCGTGGCGGGCGAGTGCCGTGAGCATTGCTGCCCCTTCTGCCGACGCACATCGAGGCGAATGACTTCAACGACGAGATCTAGCGCTTCAACCACCTCGATGGCCGCCCGTACGTCTGACGAAAACCAACCGACGACAATCCACTGGAGATCTGCATGGGCACCTGGGGCATCGGCTCGTTCGAGAACGACGACGCGGCGGATTTCATGATCGATGCATTGAAGAGCGGCGACTTGTCGTTGCTCGGTGAGGTGT comes from the Pseudoxanthomonas sp. YR558 genome and includes:
- the ppx gene encoding exopolyphosphatase translates to MAPLNSPTSPPLQDGDLLAAIDLGSNSFHMVVARSLLGQLRVVDRLRETVRMADGLDGKGGLSAAARQRALDCLSRFGQRIRDIPATRVRALATNTVRQLREPQEFLVAAEAALGKPIEVVSGREEARLIYLGVAHSQPPKAGQRRLVIDIGGGSTEFIIGRGFETLERESLQAGCIASTRRFFPGGKLSRKRWKEALTEIGAEFQQFAGLYRGLGWQEAIGSSGTNKAIGEICAAMKLTKGAVTAEALPQVREKLLQADRIEDIDLPGLSNDRRPIIAGGVLVLEAAFEALGLQRLMVSKAAMREGILFDMLGRGGDNDPRDLSTAALMQRYGIDEFQAARVEATAMRLFEQVEQSWGLDDDDARMLGWAARLHEIGLVIAHSQYHVHGAYLLEHSDIEGFSRQEQQVLSALVRTHRRGIPKNAFDALPDRLLLSAKRKAALLRLAVLLHRSHDNEIIPRLDVTAQGDRLDLVVSKKWIDARPLLRSDLLGEPEDMQGLGVAFKPFVA
- a CDS encoding aldo/keto reductase, with the translated sequence MKTYPLADGLTTSLIGYGCMHLSRAWDASPITADERRNAQRLVETALAHSITLFDHADIYARGKSEQIFGDVLRGSPALRAKMVLQSKCGIRFADDPPGTPGRYDFSRAHIVASVEGSLARLGVEHLDVLLLHRPDALMEPEDVAQAFDALHASGKVRHFGVSNHTPGQIDLLRRHVRQPLVANQVEISLLHLPLIDEGVVANTTGHAYASAAGTLDHARLHDIRVQAWSPLAGGKLATTSEFSDPVIRETSTLLRQLADAKGVAPEAIQLAWLLRHPAGLQPIVGTTDPVRLVACAAADAVQLSREEWYALFTAARGGRVP
- a CDS encoding EAL domain-containing protein, with product MIDRRIHDELLSDAWLDGGPGAAAIGRNVDRMLDAVRRHLDMDVAFVSEFNGRDRVFRHVASRLDPAPIRPGDSSPLEEGYCMRVVEGQIPQLIPDTGAVPLLEHIPETALVPIGAHLSVPIQLRDGRVYGTFCCFSLAANLSLSQRDLHMMRAFADLLAYQIDGDLDAVQAHEEKVARITAVLEMGQPHVVYQPIYRSSERRIVGVECLSRFRLEPQRTPDVWFAEAREIGLGVRLELNAILSALDGLRHMPGDFYVALNVSPQTIISGGIDGYIDDLDPHRVVLEITEHSLVDDYGLLNKRLAPLREAGVRVAVDDAGAGYASMRHVLAIHPDIIKLDLSLTRDIDTDSPRRALAAALIEFARQTQSHVVAEGVETASELAALQALGVDDVQGYHLARPADADVLAQMLAAERPRA